TAATGATTTTTTTCCAGATTCTATTATTGATAAAGTGCGTCGAAGTCGAAAAGCCGTTACCAATCAGTATCATTCGCCACGAAAAGGTTCTCACATTATTGCGAACTCAAAACCGATCGTTATTAACGGAGAGTTTAGGGGAGCTATTGCTACGGATAGAAGCCTTGAAGAAGTGCGTTCTTTAACGGAAGAACTTGAAAAAGCACATTCAAAAATTATCTTCTTAGAAAAAGAAATGAAAAAAATCAAAGGTGGCTTTGGCAAAGTAATCGGAAAAAACAGGGATTTTTGTCAGATCATAGAGATGGCAGAAAAAATAGCGCCTACCAATGCCAGTGTGATGATTTTGGGAGAAAGTGGGACAGGGAAAGAAGTGTTTGCCAGAGGGATTCATGAAGAAAGCGGGCGAAAAGGTTTATTTGTTCCGGTGAACTGCAGTGCCATCCCTTCTGAACTCTTTGAAAGTGAATTTTTCGGATACACCGAAGGTGCTTTTACAGGAGCTAGTAAAAAAGGAAGAAGCGGTTTTTTTGAACTGGCACATGAAGGAACACTGTTTTTAGATGAAATAGGGGATTTGCCTATGAGAATGCAGGCAAAGCTTCTTCGAGTGCTTCAAGATCAAAAAGTTACCCGGGTGGGCAGCGAATCATCGGTTGCTGTAAACGTAAGGATTATTTCAGCGACCAATAGAGACTTAAAAGCCATGGTGGAAGCCAATGAATTTCGGGAAGATCTTTTTTATCGCTTGAATGTAGTGAACTTGACCCTTCCTCCCTTAAGAGACAGAATGGATGACTTATCTGATTTAATCACCTCATTAACTAAAGAAATATCATCCTCCAATAAAAAGATCATCAATTCTATCGATCCTTCCTTTCTTCGCTGCTTACATCAGCATTCATGGCCGGGCAATATTCGTGAACTGATTAACGTCATTGAGTATGCGGTAGTAAGTTCTTCAGATACGGTATTAACAGAAGCGTCGGCACCGACCTATATCCGAAAGCTTAAAACATCGGTTGAATCCTTTGAGTATCCCTTAGATTTAGGCAAAGCCATCGAAGCATTGGAACGAAGAAATATCCAAAAGGCATTAAAAGCATCAGCCTGCAACAAAGCGAAAGCCGCTAGGCTGCTTAATATCCCCAGAGGCACCTTATATCATAAGATGAAAGAATATCAGATCGACTGTTCGAAATAAGACAGGTGTCAAAAAAGAAACGTTTTCCCCCAAAAGCAATCGGAGAGTTTGAAAAGAGAGATTTCTTGCTTAAAATAGATAAATAATTAACAAAAAATGTGTACGCCGTTTGACGCTTTTTAAGTGAAAAAGAAAAACTTAAAAAGAATCAGTTACTGGAAGGTTAAAAAATGCAAGAAAAATAAAAAATAGAAAAAAAGTAAAAAGGTTAGGAAATCCTTGAAAAATCATGATTCCTGACCTTTTTTATTTTTTGAAGAAAAGAATTTTTGAGAGGATCGATCATGTTGGCATCCTTATTGCTTTATTAATACTCGGAATGATTAACAATTAACAAACAAAGAATTTCTGTTAAGACTTTATAAGAATAAGGAGGTGATAGCACAATGGAATACATTTTTACGCTGGACCAGCATATAGGAAATAAAGCAAAGGCCATTGTCAAACCTGGTCAGACGGTCCAAAAAGGAGAAGTGATTGCCGAACCGGATGGATTAGGAGCTTACCTTCATACTTCTGTAACAGGGAGCGTTGTTTCGGTTACAGATCAGTTAATTAAGATAGAAGGGGTAGAAGATTTCTCAGAGTCAGTAAAACCAATTCCGGAATCAGATAGCTGGCTGGAAGACATAAAAAATGCTGGGATCGTAGGGCTTGGCGGCGCCGGGTTTCCAACCCATGTCAAACTAAATACGGACATATCTGGGGGCTGGGTCTTGATCAATGCGGTGGAGTGTGAACCTTTATTGGAACACAATATGGAACAACTAAAGGCATCACCGGAAAAAATCTATCGTGGGCTTAAATATGCCATGGAAATAACCAAAGCCAGCCACGGAATGCTAGTCATCAAAGAAAAGAACAAGGCAGCTGCCGCAGGATTTCTGGCCTTAGTGAAAAAAGAAGATTCAATTCAGGTAAAAGAAGTGAAAGATTTATATCCGATGGGCGAAGAAAGAGCAGTGATTCGGGAAAGCTTAGGGCAATTATTGAAAACCGATGAATTGCCCTTCGAAGCAAAGGCCGTAGTTCTCAATTCAGAGACAGTCTATAAAATAACCGAAGCCATCGAGGACAGAATGCCGATGATTCACAAGTCGCTTACCGTGGTAGGGAACCTGAAAAATGGAAAAGAGCCTGTGGTAATGAAAGAAGTACCTATCGGCACGCCTATTTCCCACCTGCTGGAAACCGTAGGCGGCGTTAAAGAACCAATTGGTGAAATCATAATGGGAGGTCCCTTTACAGGGAAAACCGCAAGCCTGGAAAGCCCTGTTGAAAAAATGACTGGCGGCATTATTCCCAGTATGGAATTTATTCAGGATGCTAGGCCGATGGGACTGTTGGTATGTGCCTGTGGAGCAACAGAAAAAAGAATGAGATTCATTGCTTCGCAGATGGGAAGTCCGGTAGTGGCAGTGGAAAAGTGTAAACAAGCGATTGAACACAAAAACGCATTGAAATGCGAAAATCCGGGAGAGTGTCCGGGTCAGGCAGAAAAAATACTGTCCATGCGAAGTAAAGGTGCCAAAACAGTACTAATGGGCAATTGCAGCGATTGTAGCAATACAGTCATGTGTGTGGCACCAAAACTAAAAATGCCGGTATATCATTGTACCGACCATGCGTTAAGAAGCGTGAGTCATCCAATCGTACGGCGTTTGAAGGAAGCATAACCATCGATAACAATCATAAGATTTAAGGAGGGTGCATATGTCAATTACAAGAGAACAAGCAGAAAAATTCAAGGACAAGCCAGCCGTGGTGTGCTGCCGGACAACTAAAGGCAGCGCTATCAGACCGGAGGATCTTGAAGATCCATCGATCTTTGATGAAATGGAAGAATCTGGTTTAATTGAAATCACTCCGAACACCTTAACCATTGGTCAGGTTATAGGAGCGACACTAAAACAGGATGTAGATGGACTGACATCCTTAGAATCAAGTATGTTAGACGGCGTCAAAGAAAAAGAAACCGTACAGAAAGCAAAGCCACAAAAAGGAGGGGTAGAAATGCAAGAAAGAAAAGGAACGGATGGATACGTTCATCTGGAAATTGATTCTCTTTCAGGATTAAAATTAACAATGCCTACAGGAAGCCTGAGCTGCCTGACAGAAACAGGAGCAAGCCAGACCGTTGGAACGAAAGAAGAAGTAAGAGACGAAATATTGGATACCCTTGTAAAGCGAGAGTATCATGTGGAAAAAGTAGCACTGGGGAAAGAAACCAGCTTTGAAAATGGTGTGCTGACCATTCGGGAATCACTTTGCAAAGATGCTTTGAAAGCAGATCCCTTGGTTCAAAAGCTTGAAATGGACATTATTCTACCAGATCAAAGACATGTATACTCCAATACCGTAATGGACGTTATTCCTGTAGCGACTAAGGTAGAAGGTGAGTTAGGGACTGGTATTACCAATGAAATGACTAATATGGTATTTCTATTGACAGGCGTAGATGAAGCAGGGGTACAGCTTCATGAATTTGGTTCCTGCGAAGGATATTTAGATGAAAAAATTCAATATGGTATGCCAGGATGCCCGGATGAAAATGACATTATGGTTCGTGTTCATGGTGTTGTGAAGGAAAAAACAGGTATGGAACGTCGTGGCCCTTATGCCATTCACAAAGCGTGCGACTTTATTATCCAGGAAATCAGAGAAGTATTGAAAAAACAAGATGCGGCAAAAGCAACAAAAGAAAAATCCTACCCACAGGTAAAAAGACATGGACGACCAAGAGTACTGCTTGTGAAAGAAATCATGGGACAGGGAGCGATGCACGATAATGTGATGCTGCCAAGAGAACCGGCAGGAGTTTTTGGCGGCAGACAAAATGTAGACCTTGGAAACGTTCCTGTAGTCCTTTCAATAAATGAAGTATTGGACGGCGGTATCCATGCCCTTACATGCATCGGTCCAGCATCCAAAGAAGATACAAGGCATTACTTCCGTGAGCCGGTATTGGAAGCCTTAGCAGCAGATGAAGAACTGGATTTGGTAGGAGTTGCCTTTATTGGAAGTCCTCAGGTAAATGATGAGAAAGCCTTTGTTTCCAAACGATTAGGCGCCATGGCAGCAACAATGAACATCGACGGAGCTATTATTACGACAGAAGGGTTTGGTAACAACCATATTGATTTTTCTTACAACATAGAAGAAGTAGGAAAAAATGGTATCAATGTAGTGGGAATGACCTATGCCGCATACCAGGGACAACTGGTGGTAGGAAACGATTACATGGACGCAATGATCGAAGTGAATAAGGATGCCGGTGGTTTTGAGTCAGAAATTCTTGGTCAAAACACTATCGTGGCAGAGGATGCTCATCGAGCTATCTTAATGCTGAAAAACAAAATTGCTGGTGTGCCTATTGAAGCAGCAGACAAGAGATGGGATCAAGACACTATTGATGCAAACCAACGCATTACAGATGAACTGAGGTAAGCCAATGAAAGCCCAAATTGAACCAAAACGACTGACAGGAAAGATTGTTGAAGTAACAGATATGAGCGGCAAAATTGAGTTAAAAGGAAAAATGGGAATTCTGAACTTACCCCTACGGTCCATCTTTACAGATAAACCACTGGAAGAAGATCAGGAAGTGGAAATATGGATCAGCTATGCAAATGTGATTGACTAAAGAATCGATTGATTAATGAATAGGAGGAGATTTGGATGAAATTAACAACAGCTGCAGGAATGAAGTCAGAAGTATATGCACCGGTAACGCCACCGCCGGTATGGGCGCCATTGGAAAAAGAACTGAAAGATTGCAAGGTAGGGTTTG
This region of Tindallia magadiensis genomic DNA includes:
- a CDS encoding CBO2463/CBO2479 domain-containing protein: MKAQIEPKRLTGKIVEVTDMSGKIELKGKMGILNLPLRSIFTDKPLEEDQEVEIWISYANVID
- the prdC gene encoding proline reductase-associated electron transfer protein PrdC; the protein is MEYIFTLDQHIGNKAKAIVKPGQTVQKGEVIAEPDGLGAYLHTSVTGSVVSVTDQLIKIEGVEDFSESVKPIPESDSWLEDIKNAGIVGLGGAGFPTHVKLNTDISGGWVLINAVECEPLLEHNMEQLKASPEKIYRGLKYAMEITKASHGMLVIKEKNKAAAAGFLALVKKEDSIQVKEVKDLYPMGEERAVIRESLGQLLKTDELPFEAKAVVLNSETVYKITEAIEDRMPMIHKSLTVVGNLKNGKEPVVMKEVPIGTPISHLLETVGGVKEPIGEIIMGGPFTGKTASLESPVEKMTGGIIPSMEFIQDARPMGLLVCACGATEKRMRFIASQMGSPVVAVEKCKQAIEHKNALKCENPGECPGQAEKILSMRSKGAKTVLMGNCSDCSNTVMCVAPKLKMPVYHCTDHALRSVSHPIVRRLKEA
- a CDS encoding sigma 54-interacting transcriptional regulator; this encodes MDRALQMDRETPDNENFFLTTILDNIYESVCVIDTDGKVLLWNGGAEKLYGIPASQIQGKPINDFFPDSIIDKVRRSRKAVTNQYHSPRKGSHIIANSKPIVINGEFRGAIATDRSLEEVRSLTEELEKAHSKIIFLEKEMKKIKGGFGKVIGKNRDFCQIIEMAEKIAPTNASVMILGESGTGKEVFARGIHEESGRKGLFVPVNCSAIPSELFESEFFGYTEGAFTGASKKGRSGFFELAHEGTLFLDEIGDLPMRMQAKLLRVLQDQKVTRVGSESSVAVNVRIISATNRDLKAMVEANEFREDLFYRLNVVNLTLPPLRDRMDDLSDLITSLTKEISSSNKKIINSIDPSFLRCLHQHSWPGNIRELINVIEYAVVSSSDTVLTEASAPTYIRKLKTSVESFEYPLDLGKAIEALERRNIQKALKASACNKAKAARLLNIPRGTLYHKMKEYQIDCSK
- the prdA gene encoding D-proline reductase (dithiol) proprotein PrdA; translation: MSITREQAEKFKDKPAVVCCRTTKGSAIRPEDLEDPSIFDEMEESGLIEITPNTLTIGQVIGATLKQDVDGLTSLESSMLDGVKEKETVQKAKPQKGGVEMQERKGTDGYVHLEIDSLSGLKLTMPTGSLSCLTETGASQTVGTKEEVRDEILDTLVKREYHVEKVALGKETSFENGVLTIRESLCKDALKADPLVQKLEMDIILPDQRHVYSNTVMDVIPVATKVEGELGTGITNEMTNMVFLLTGVDEAGVQLHEFGSCEGYLDEKIQYGMPGCPDENDIMVRVHGVVKEKTGMERRGPYAIHKACDFIIQEIREVLKKQDAAKATKEKSYPQVKRHGRPRVLLVKEIMGQGAMHDNVMLPREPAGVFGGRQNVDLGNVPVVLSINEVLDGGIHALTCIGPASKEDTRHYFREPVLEALAADEELDLVGVAFIGSPQVNDEKAFVSKRLGAMAATMNIDGAIITTEGFGNNHIDFSYNIEEVGKNGINVVGMTYAAYQGQLVVGNDYMDAMIEVNKDAGGFESEILGQNTIVAEDAHRAILMLKNKIAGVPIEAADKRWDQDTIDANQRITDELR